CTCCTAGTGCCAAGCTTGGTGGATTTTCGATGTCTGGCGTAAATTTCATCAAGTCCGAGAGCCTTAAGTATGATGGCTCAATCGATGTAACAAAATTTGTATTCATCTCAGAAGAAACCAACAAAAAACTACAACGTTCAATCCTTCGACCAAACGACATTTTGCTATCCATCGCAGGCGCAAACTTGGGTAAGTGTGGCTTAGTAACCCCACAAATGCTGCCTGCAAATACAAACCAAGCTGTCGCAATTCTGCGCCTTGATGAAACAAAAGCCGACCCACGCTTCGTGCAATTTTTCCTTAGGAATCCCCAATTTGTAGCGAATAATTTGGCCGGTGTCGCACAGTCGGCACAACCAAATCTGAATTTGGGCGATATCGCCAAGTTTAGAATACCTGATTGGCCACTCCCCGAACAACGCGAGATTGCGGGGATTTTGGGGGCGTTGGATGACAAGATCGAGTTGAACCGCCGCATGGCGGCCACGTTGGAGGAAATGGCCCGCAGCCTCTATCGGTCATGGTTTGTCGATTTCGACCCCGTCCACGCCAAAGCCGCAGGCCACCCCCCCGCCCATATGGACAAAACCACCGCCGCCCTCTTCCCCGACCGCTTCGGCGGTGATGGCCTGCCGGAGGGGTGGGTTCGTGAAGGACTGCTACAGCAAGCGGAATGGGTCAACGGTGCAGCTTACAAGAACATGCACTTTAGCAATCATCCAGACGCTTTGCCGGTGGTCAAAATTGCCGAGCTGAAAGCAGGAATAACAGGAAATACAAAGTTTACCACGACTGATCTTGGAGAAAAGTTCCGTATCTGCCGTGGAGAATTGCTTTTTTCTTGGTCAGGAAATCCAGATACTTCGATAGACGCTTTCATATGGCACTTGGGGGACGCTTGGCTGAACCAGCATATTTTTGTAGTTCGCCCGAACGGCAAAATGTCAAAGGCGATGCTTTTTTCCTGTTTGCGTTTCTTCAATCCCGAAATGGCCGAAATTGCACGAAACAAACAGACAACAGGCCTTGGGCATATAACACGTAAGGACTTGGAAGCGTTCCCTGTTTGTGTTGCTTCGCAATCGGTTGTCCGCTCTTTCGAAGATAAAATCCAACCATTGTTCGACAGGTATTGCGATTGCCTGTATCAAAACCAAACCCTCGCCACCCTCCGCGACAGCCTGCTGCCAAGGCTCATGTCGGGCGAGCTCCGCGTGGGTGCGGCCCGTGAATTGATAGGGGATGTGGCGTGACGGTTCTGTATCATCAGGGCGGCTTTCCCCCCGCCGATCTGCGCTGGCCCGAATTGATCCCCCTGATCGGTCCGGCCAATGCCGCCGTGGCCCGGTATGACGGGGTATTGCATGGCATCCCCAACCCTAATGTTCTGCTGTCGCCGCTGACCTCGCAAGAAGCGGTGCTGTCGAGCCGGATCGAAGGCACGCAGGCCACCCTGGGCGAGGTGCTGGAATACGAAGCCAGCGGCGACCAGACCGATGAGAGCACGCCGCAAAAGGCCGATATCCGCGAGGTGCTGAATTACCGCGCCGCCTTGAACGAGGCGCTGCGGTTGCTGGATGATCTGCCGCTGTCGCAACGCCTGATCCGCCAGACCCATGCCGTGCTGATGCAAGGCGTGCGCGGGCGCAACAAAGCCCCCGGGGACTATCGCCGCGTGCCAAACTGGATCGGCCCCGAGGGCTGCACCATGGAACAGGCGCGGTTCGTGCCCTGTGCGGTCGATCATCTGCCCGCCGCGATGCAGGCATGGGAAGGGTATATGCACGGCACCGCCCCCGACCGTCTGGTGCAACTGGCGATCCTGCATGCCGAGTTTGAGGCGATCCACCCGTTTCTGGATGGCAACGGGCGGCTTGGGCGGTTGTTGATCCCGCTGTTCCTGAAATTCTCGGGGATGCTGGCAAGCCCGAATTTTTACCTGTCAGAGTTTCTGGAACAGAACAGGGGCGAATATTATGACCGGTTGCTGGCCGTGTCGCGGGATGGGGACTGGACCGGCTGGTGCGCCTTTTTCCTGCGGGGGATCATCCATCAGGCCGGGGTGAACGAGACCAAGGCGCAAAGCATCCATGCACTGTATAACAGCCGCAAGGAATGGATGGTGGAAATCACCCGGTCGCAATACAGCGGGCGTGCGCTGGACTGGTTCTTTACGCGGCCGATCTTTTCGGCGTCGGATTTCGTGGCCCATGTCGATATTCCCGAACCGACGGCAAAGCGCATCCTGCGCGAGGTCCGCGAGGCTGAAAAGCCGCTGTTGAAGGTGGTGCGCCCCTCCAGCGGGCGGCGGGCGGCGGTGATGGCCTTTCCCGAGTTGCTGAATATCTGCGAAGGGAGGGCCGCGTTTTGAGGATCACCCATGAACGACGAGATTGGTTGTGGATCATGGGTTGCGCCTTTTCGATCCACAAGCGTCGATATGGATACCGCATGATCCACAAGACCAATCTGTAAAAATGGGATTTTCCTATGTTCCGCGTTGACCGTTCCCAGAACCGCCTGTCCCGCCTTGTTCAAAAGCGGTTTTCTGACCTGAACCGACAGATCAGACCCCATGACGAGGAGGAGAGCTGATGCCCTTTGCCTCGGAAGACGATCTGGAACACTGGGCGCTGGAGGAATTGCAGG
This genomic window from Roseibaca calidilacus contains:
- a CDS encoding restriction endonuclease subunit S, giving the protein MSGFVTLGDITTLITKGTTPSAKLGGFSMSGVNFIKSESLKYDGSIDVTKFVFISEETNKKLQRSILRPNDILLSIAGANLGKCGLVTPQMLPANTNQAVAILRLDETKADPRFVQFFLRNPQFVANNLAGVAQSAQPNLNLGDIAKFRIPDWPLPEQREIAGILGALDDKIELNRRMAATLEEMARSLYRSWFVDFDPVHAKAAGHPPAHMDKTTAALFPDRFGGDGLPEGWVREGLLQQAEWVNGAAYKNMHFSNHPDALPVVKIAELKAGITGNTKFTTTDLGEKFRICRGELLFSWSGNPDTSIDAFIWHLGDAWLNQHIFVVRPNGKMSKAMLFSCLRFFNPEMAEIARNKQTTGLGHITRKDLEAFPVCVASQSVVRSFEDKIQPLFDRYCDCLYQNQTLATLRDSLLPRLMSGELRVGAARELIGDVA
- a CDS encoding Fic family protein; translation: MTVLYHQGGFPPADLRWPELIPLIGPANAAVARYDGVLHGIPNPNVLLSPLTSQEAVLSSRIEGTQATLGEVLEYEASGDQTDESTPQKADIREVLNYRAALNEALRLLDDLPLSQRLIRQTHAVLMQGVRGRNKAPGDYRRVPNWIGPEGCTMEQARFVPCAVDHLPAAMQAWEGYMHGTAPDRLVQLAILHAEFEAIHPFLDGNGRLGRLLIPLFLKFSGMLASPNFYLSEFLEQNRGEYYDRLLAVSRDGDWTGWCAFFLRGIIHQAGVNETKAQSIHALYNSRKEWMVEITRSQYSGRALDWFFTRPIFSASDFVAHVDIPEPTAKRILREVREAEKPLLKVVRPSSGRRAAVMAFPELLNICEGRAAF